CCTACTCGCGCATACCCATTTGGTGCTGCCAGTGTCTCAAAAATATGTTCATGTTCAGCGAATATTTCCGGCTTTCCACCAACCATAATCGAAGCTCCATACCGAGCTCCCTCCATACCGCCAGACATACCACAATCTAAGAAATTCAACTCCTTCTCCACTAAAGCTTTATGTCGTCTGAGTGAATCTTGATAAAAACTATTCCCACCATCAATCACTGTGTCACCCTTAGCCAAAAGTGGTATTAGTTCATCAAGGACACTGTCGACCAGTTTGCTCGGCACCATTAGCCACACCACCCTGTCTTCGGGCAAAGCGGCCGTCATCTCAGAATAATTCTCAACCACTTCCACTCCAGCTGCTTTGGCGGCCTTTTGCGCTTCTTCGTTTGGATCAAACCCTACTACTCTATAACCTTTTTCTACCAACAGAGCTGTCATATTTAAACCCATGCGACCAAGTCCGATAAAACCAATTTCTTTTTTCATAAAAAATAAATATATTAGCTAACAAATACTATTTGGCATCAGTTGGGCCACTGCTTCCTTTCGGATATTTGAGTAGCGGCAGATTTTTAAATGACTCAATAATCGGAGTCACAAAACGCCAAGCTGCCTCCACTTCATCGCTACTTACAAACCGAGTTTGGTTACCAGAAATACAGTCATACAAGACTCGCTCGTAAGCTTCGGGTGAATAGCTATCTGTAGTCTTCTCGTGCAACAGCACCAACTTTTGTTCTTTAAGAGAAAATTCGAAACCCGGCTCTTTCATCCACATTGAGAGACAGATGTGTTGTTCGAGAGCAAATTGTATCTTGAGTACATTTTTGTGCTGATGCACTTCCTCCGTATACGCACAGTTACAATTATCAGCTGAGCGAAAAGTAATGACTGCCTCGTTAATAGTTTTGTCCAAAGCTTTTCCAGCCTCAAGCGAAAAATGTACTCCTGACCACTCAGAATCTTTAGCCACAAAAGAGATCTTAAAATATGTCTCAGTCTCCGAATCCTCTTCCACACCCAACGTTTCAGTGAACCCTTCATATTGCCCTCGCACTACCCGATCCGGGCCCTGACTCAAGAGTGAAGACAAGGCTTCGGCTCTGGCTTTCCTTACTGAAGCTGCATCATGCACGTCGACTTTAGACATGGTAAGCAAAGCCAACATTTGTAGCAAATGATTTTGCCCAACGTCTCGTAAAGTTCCTATGTTGTCATAAAATGATCCACGATTAGAAACATCCTTTTCTTCCAAAAGACGAATGTCAATTGATTCTATATTGTCTTTATTCCAAGAATCAGTCAAAATACTGTTAGCAAAACGTAAGGAGATGATATTTTCAATAGCATCTTTTTCCAAGTAGTGATCAATTCGGTACACCTGTTCATCAGTAAACAAATTGCAAAGTTTGTCTTCAAGAACCTGAGCTGTCTCCAGGTCTCGACCAAATGGTTTTTCAACCAAAAGTCGTGACCAAGAATCATGATTGTCACAAAGCGCCATGGCCTGACTATCGTTTAATTGTTCAAAAATTATATTGTAATACTGTGGCGGCACCGCTAAATAAAACAACTTATTGGTGCATTGCTTTATTTCAGTATCATAATTTAGCAAAGCTGTTTTG
Above is a genomic segment from Candidatus Nomurabacteria bacterium containing:
- the gnd gene encoding decarboxylating 6-phosphogluconate dehydrogenase, whose product is MKKEIGFIGLGRMGLNMTALLVEKGYRVVGFDPNEEAQKAAKAAGVEVVENYSEMTAALPEDRVVWLMVPSKLVDSVLDELIPLLAKGDTVIDGGNSFYQDSLRRHKALVEKELNFLDCGMSGGMEGARYGASIMVGGKPEIFAEHEHIFETLAAPNGYARVGNEGAGHFVKMVHNGIEYGMMGAIAEGVTVLHEHEEEFGIDLKEVFKPYEHESIITSKLVTWLRQAYEEGQIDVVAGVVPTGETEFEMEHILTIGETKVLKAALEQRKVTREKESYLGKLVASMRNQFGGHKVVNKD
- the zwf gene encoding glucose-6-phosphate dehydrogenase, with protein sequence MITKILTWKGVSLQEVGVLLRMMIDNKKYNLPTAIVVFGGTGDLAQTKLFPALLDLYVTGALPDKFVIIGLSRKILSDQEYRDFVKESINKKGHQHDSEAVSEFCSHLRYLDGSFDDDEAYTKIKTALLNYDTEIKQCTNKLFYLAVPPQYYNIIFEQLNDSQAMALCDNHDSWSRLLVEKPFGRDLETAQVLEDKLCNLFTDEQVYRIDHYLEKDAIENIISLRFANSILTDSWNKDNIESIDIRLLEEKDVSNRGSFYDNIGTLRDVGQNHLLQMLALLTMSKVDVHDAASVRKARAEALSSLLSQGPDRVVRGQYEGFTETLGVEEDSETETYFKISFVAKDSEWSGVHFSLEAGKALDKTINEAVITFRSADNCNCAYTEEVHQHKNVLKIQFALEQHICLSMWMKEPGFEFSLKEQKLVLLHEKTTDSYSPEAYERVLYDCISGNQTRFVSSDEVEAAWRFVTPIIESFKNLPLLKYPKGSSGPTDAK